Part of the Methanolobus chelungpuianus genome is shown below.
CTAATCTGATGGGCCCCCCCAGGATCTTCAGTCCCGGAGCTGCGCTGAATATGCTCTCGATCTCTCCCGGGCTGATGGGTGTTGACCTGAGGTATTTTCCGGGAACTGTCATCCCGGCTATGATGATCACGATGTCTGCTCTTCTGATCAGTTCTGCGGCGCTGCGGGGATCTGCCCTGACGGAGTCGATTGTGAAGTACCTGATCCCCCTCTCTTCAAGTCTCCGTTCCCGGAGAGCTCCTGCTATATATCTGATATACGGGGAAATGTAGGGAGGAACCCCGAAGCATGCAGGCTCGTCCACATACCCGTCAATGATCACTGCGTTGGTTATTGTCATGTTTTCCCTGATGGCCGGATAGTTAAAAATATAGGCGATTATCTATATTTCTATGTATATCTTCTATAGGTTCTGCAATATCATTCTGCAGTATTATCCTGTCAAGACTTTATGCCGATTGTCCTTTGCTTTGATCATATTTAGATTATTAAGCCTTGCCCCGGCTTCTGTAGATCCTGATAGTTAATTGGCCTTATCTATTGTTCACAGCCGGATAATGATGCATGTTGTCTTACTTTTCATGCTGTTGTGTGCATATGATATCATGTATGAATGTTTCTTACTCAGCAGTTCATGCATAACTGTATGAGTTCTTCATATTCCTCTGCTTGCAAAGGGATTTTATGATATGTATGTTCCCTGCATCAACAGCCCATATGTATCCTATGTGACACGGCAGGATGCGGGTGTGCACATACTTGTTATATATTCCCTTTCCTATTACTATAATATTTCAGATACCATGCAAAAAGAGGTTTTCCAATGAGAAGTGACAAGACTAAGAAAGGATTCGAGCGTGCGCCAAACCGCTCACTTTTGAAAGCCACCGGACTGACCGATTCTGAAATGGAGAAACCGTTCATAGCAGTGGTCAACTCCTGGAATGAGCTGATCCCGGGGCACATCCACCTTGATAAGGTTGCAGAAGCTGTGAAGGCAGGTATAAGAACTGCCGGAGGCGTTCCTTTCGAGTTCCACACCATTGGCATATGCGATGGGATAGCAATGGGCCATGAGGGGATGAAATACTCCCTGCCAAGCCGTGAGGCCATTGAGGATTCCATAGAGCTTGTCCTTCAGGGGCACCAGCTTGACGGCATGGTAATGATAACTGCGTGTGACAAGATAACTCCTGGTCACCTCATGGCGGCAGGCAATCTCAACATCCCTGCCATAGTGGTGACCGGCGGGCCCATGGCCCCCGGCTATGTTGATGACGGGTACAGGGACCTTATCTCGGTTTTCGAAGGCGTGGGCGAGTGCCAGGCATCCAAGCTTTCCGAGGAAAAGCTGAAACTGCTGGAGGACTGCTCATGCTCAGGCGCAGGTTCCTGCGCTGGCATGTACACTGCCAATACCATGGCCTGCATGACGGAGGCCCTGGGCCTGAGCCTGCCCGGATGTGCCACCGCCCATGCTGTCGATGCGAAGAAGATCCGTATTGCAAAAGAATCCGGTGAGCGCATTGTCTCAATGGTGCATGAGAACCTCACTCCGAGGAAGCTGGTCACTCCTGAGTCCTTCGAGAATGCCATCATGGTCGACCTGGCAATAGGCGGCAGTACGAACACAACCCTTCACCTGCCCGCAGTTGCACATGCCTTCGGTCTTCAACTAACCCTGGATACTTTCGACAGACTGAGCAGGACTACGCCACATATAATCTCCCTCAAGCCCGGGGGCGTGCACTACATGCTTGACTTTGAGCGTGCAGGTGGCATACAGGCTATCATGCAGCGCCTGAGGTCAAAGCTGCACCTTGACCAGATGACAGTCAATGGCAAGACCGTTGGTGAGAACATCGATGAGCTCTGTATCGTGAACCCTAAGCTCCATGCGGAGGTCATAAGCACACTTGAAGCACCTATCCATAAGGAGGGTGGTATTGCGGTACTGAAAGGCAGCCTTGCTCCTGATGGCGCGGTTGTCAAGCAGGCAGCTGTGAGTCCCAAGATGCTAAAACACAGGGGTCCGGCCCGGGTGTTCAACAGTGAAGAGGACGCGATGCAGGCTATCCTTAAAGGTAATATCGTCTCAGGTGATGTTGTTGTCATAAGGTACGAGGGTCCCAAGGGTGGTCCGGGAATGCGCGAGATGCTGTCCCCGACATCAGCCATAGCTGGCATGGGGCTTATCGAGTCTGTTGCGCTGGTGACCGACGGCAGGTTCTCCGGAGGCACGAGAGGGCCATGTATAGGACATGTTTCCCCTGAGGCACAGGAAGGTGGCCCAATAGGCCTTGTACATGAAGGTGACATCATAGAGATAGACATCCCGGAAAGAAAGCTTGACCTGAAAGTATCTCCTGAAGAGCTTGCCAGGAGAAAGGCAACATTCGTACCACTGGAAAAACCCGTTACCGGCTATCTCGCAAGGTACAGAAGGTTTGTAAGTTCCGCAAGCAAGGGTGCCATAATCGAATAAGCCGAAAGGACTGATGTCCTTTCACTTTCCAGCACATATGCTGTCTGGAATAATTATTTTTAATTTGACCGGCTAAATTACTCTTATGGAAAGAACAGGCTTATGCTCTATATGCGGCAGGCCGGCGCAGATGCATACCTGCATGCTGTGCGGACGGTTGGTCTGTGCCCGATGTTATGACCACTCGCGCAATGAGTGCATCAGATGTATGACGGTGCCGGTGTCCTCCAGGGAATTCATGGAACGAACCTGCCTTTGAGCTCACGGACGTACGAGATATTGCTCTCCGCTATCCGCATTTACCACAAGTACTCCTGCTGACACAAGTTCACTTATCTTCGCCTCTATCTCATTGTCAGAGAACTGTTTTGATACGAGGCTCTTGATTATGCTTCTCTTGACCTTCGCACCGCGCGGCATATACATGAGTATATTGCCCTCGAGCTTTCCGGGTTTTGCGTTCTTCCCGGAGGGCTGGTTAATGGGGCTGTCCACCACAGGCTGCCTTTGCTGCTGCTGGAAAGGTGGCACTGCAGCAGGCTGGATCTGCTTAAAGGGAGGGACCTGTGCATTTGTCACTGTTTCAGGTATCGGAGGTGCAATGAAAGGCGGCATCTTCTCTGTTTTTGCCGGCCCGGGCATATCGTGCAGTCTGAATAAGGGCTGGCCTGCTCCAGTGGGATCAGCTGCCTGTCCTGGAATATTGAACGCAGGCATTGCCAGCATCATCTCTTCGGCGTCTTCTGGAAGCCCCGGTCGGCTTCCGGGTTTTTCCGTGATTAACTCCCTTCGTTCATTCGTGAAATTATCGCCAGGAGCTTCGAACTCCGGCATCACGAATCCTGTTTCAGGGCCCGGCATTGGCTGTGGATTGATTTCCGGGATGATGAAGCCTGTTACGCTTTCAGGGCTTGCATGTTGCTTGAACTGCGGCATTACCAGCTCTTGCTCCTTTGTCGGGTGCTGTCCGAACGCAGGCATCACCAAGGCATGTTCAGCCATCTTTTTCTCCTGCCGGTCAAATAAGGGCATTTGTGGAACCTGTTCGTCTATCCCGTTAATATCATTGTTGAAGGAGGGAGTCGCCTGGCTATGTTCGCTGACAGGAACTACATGCTGGTTGGGATCACGCATTACCAGATCATGATTATTTGCAGCCATGGGCTGTTGCCCGAAAGCTGGCGGTGCGGATGCACTTTTACCCAGGGGGATCACATGCAGATTAGAATCCGGTATGAATGGCACTGCCTCACTATCATGGGCCTTATGCAGCTCGGGATCCTGCACAATTGAACTTGGTCCGCTTTGCGGGGTCCCATGCCTGTCGGGCTGCGGTCTTGCCTGGGCCGGCTCACTAAGATCAGCGGGCTGCCGGTCTGGTTCAGGTGTCATGGCCGGCTGGCTTTGGGGCATGTTCTGTTCTTTCATATCATTTGCCGGTGTATGTGATCCGGTTGAGTGATCGGCCTGCAGGTCGCATTCAAAGGCCTCCCGGACGATATAGCCAGCCGGAGTTTCGTGGGCCATATAGTCGGGAATTATGATGTTCTCACAGACAGAAGGCATTGGCTCCTGCCGGAGTTCCGGTGTTTCCACGGGCAAGTTTGTCGGTACCTGCACAGAAGAGTGCAAAGACGACCGTGTGTCCATTTCCACATGCAGGAGCTCAGGTGCAGTTACACGGGTGATCTCCGTTGTGCATTTTTCCGCATCCAGGGGAATTATTATGGGGCATGCGGCTTCGTTTGCAACCTGTGCGAGGGGCCTGTCCTTATAGGAGATCAGTGAACCCGATGCAAGGAGCTCTGCTGTTGATTCAGGGCCGGAGCACGCAACTACTTTTCCATTTAGATGCTTCTCTATCTCGCCTAGTTTTAAGAATAGCTCGTCCACGCTTCCTTTAAGTACATTGATGTCCGGTACCCATGGTCCGGTTGTGGCATTCGGTGCATCTTCAAGCATCTCCAATTCTCTTTCCAGCAATTTTCTGATGAACAGGCTCTTATTGTCTATCCTGTCCAGTTTCTCGAAAAGCTCATCAGACATGCTAATGGTCAGGCGTTTCATTGCAATCTCCCGGTGTGTTACGTATATGTGGAATCATATCTTTGTATGCAAACATCATACATATATAGGTAACGAAAATATATTTTAGAAGAATCGGAGAATGTAACATTTGCTGTATGTTGTATATTTAAAAATGAGAATAATAGAAAATGTCTATTTAAATATAGATAACTGCATGCTTGTCCGGATGATCGGGCCTGCATCACATTTTCTTCTTGCAGTCCGGGCATGCTCTTCCCCGGGTAGTCTGGATAAAGGAATGCTTTGGCGTGATACACCTGCACAGGGGACAGAGTTCGTTCGTCCTGAATATTTTCTCCACTGCCTGCAGGTCTGCCTCATAGATGTGCGTGTCCCAGCCGGTGGCGATAAGGGAACTTATCTCATAGGGAAGGTTCTGCTCCCTGAACACTTTCTTGAAGCCCTCCACTATTGCCGGTATATTTGCGGGGAAACCTCCGAAGGCGTCCCAGGAACGGTACAGGATATATAACCTGACCTGCTTTTCATCGAGCAGCTCCACCTTATAGGCTATCCAGCAGGGCTGGTCCTCGAACTTGGGAATATGGACCTCATTTTCCCAGAGCACTCCCACATGCCTCCTGGAACCCGGGCGCATGTTGGCAACGTTTGTGTTCAGGGTATCATAAGCTGCCTTCCCATACCTGAAAAGTTGCTTTGCATAGCAGTAATCGAACTTCCTCTTGTCGTCCTCAGGAAGTGAGATATACCAGTCAGCATACTCCTCAGTCAGTTCTTCCTTGTACTTGGTGATAAGATTCTCGCCGAAAGGAACTGCCTGATTCACCTGGTTGTTGTTCACGTCCTCTATGTATATGGTTGCATGGACCCTTTTCGTAGTGGATTTGTAATCCGGTTTGTGTAGCTCTCCTTTCTGATATATCTCGTATATGAGTTGCGACCATGCGGAAGAAATGCTTTTTGCCTTTATCAGTACAGCTTCCATTTTCATCATTCCATGTATGCGGGCTTGCCTTGCGGTGAAGAACCTGAATTGACTCTGAAATGTGGTTCCCTAATCACAAGGCATTCAGGGTTAATATAATTATCACTGTGGCAAAGAGAGTGCACGCTCAGTTCTGCTTTACAGCTGTCTAATTCCTGCCCACGAGCGCACTGGCAAGCATTATGGCCTTTGTGTAGTGTCCTCCTACCCTGGAAGTATCCACGAACACATGCCTGTCCATGAGAACGGGCGCTCCCATGCCATCTCCGCCTCCGAGGAAGACCAGTGTCCTGAATATGAGGTTACCGGATATGCCGTCCGGCGCAAGGATGAAATTCGCCTCCTTTATGGCGTCCTCGATAAGTATGGTGTAGTGCTTTGCACTGATACCTTCTTCCCTTATCCTGTTCACGATGAAATCGCCCTCTGCAAGGGTTTGGTCTACACGGGGATCTCTTCCGAGGTCGCCCATCCTGCCACCGGAAAGTACGCCCACCACCGGCTCGATCCCGAACCTGCGTATATGCTCGACCCCTAGACGGATAAATGCTATCTTGTCCGCCAGGTCGTTCCCTTCATCTATTCCTACGGGTGCTATGAAGAAAGGTTTTCCTTCGCTAGTCTTGAGCAGTGCTATACGATGGAGCTTATCCTGATCGAGTATCCTTTTGAGATGGGAGAGGGTGCCGGAAGCTTTTGCAGTGCCTCTTACCGCAGCATCAACGTATCCGGACTTCAAAAGGTCTCCAAGCACTATCTCCGGCTCGTTGGTGCCGACGATCTCGAGGTCCGTGCCAATTGATTCGATCTCTCTCTTGTCCCCTACGAGGACCACATGGGCATATCCTGCATCATGGGCGTCCTTTGCGCTCTTCAGCATTTTTGAGGTGGGGTCTCTGACGCCTATGGCAACCCGTGCTCTGTTCTGCAGAGCCCTTTGCTCTATGACTCCCAGCAGGTCTCCTGTTTTTTCCGGTCCCATGTCTAAATACCTACCATTAGTGATATCAATCAGAACAGACAAAGATGTGCAAACCTTAATTAGTTTTCCCGGATATCCGGTGATGATCATCTATGACTGTGCAGATGGAATGGGCAGAAAAATACAGGCCAGGAACACTCTCTGACGTGGTGGGCCATAAGAAACCGATCGAAGACTTGCGTAAGTGGGGTGACAGCTGGGTACATGGTACTCCTGAAGTAAAGGCTGTTATCCTTCACGGCCAGGCAGGCATCGGTAAGACTTCGTCAGCTCATGCCATGGCTGCGGATTACGGCTGGGAGGTCATAGAGCTTAACGCCAGTGACCAGAGGACCGCAGGGGTGATCGAGAAGGTCGCAGGCTCGGCATCTCAGATGCGCACACTGACCGGTATGTCGGGAAGAAGACTCATCATCCTTGACGAAGCTGACAACCTGCACGGCACCAGTGACAGCGGAGGAGCACGCGCGATCATCGATGTGATAAAGAACACCAGCCAGCCTATCATACTCATAGCCAATGACATCTACGGGATATCCTCTACCCTGCGCGCACTCTGTCTTGAGATTAAGTTCCCGGCCATCCAGGCGCGTTCCATGATCCCTGCGCTCAGGGAGATAGCAAAAGCCGAAGGGCTCGTGTGCGGAGTAGGTATGCTGGAGAAGATCGCTGAGAATGCAGATGGTGATTTCAGGAGTGCTGTCAACGACCTGCAGGCAGTGTCCATGGGTCGCACTGAGATCCGTCTTGAGGATATTTCCACCGCTGAGCGCGATAACAAGGAATCTGTCTTCAGGGTGGTGGGAAAGATCTTCAGAGGCAAGAGCGTCAAGTCTGCTCTGGAAGCCAGTTACACCCTGGATGAGACCCCTGAGGATCTCATCCAGTGGATAGACGAGAACCTGCCGCAGCAATATAAGGACAAGGATGAGGAAAAGATCACTCCTGATATTGTGGAGGCCTATGGATATCTATCCCGGGCTGACCGTTTCCTTGGGCGTGTGCGCAGGCGGCAGAACTACAGGATGTGGCGCTACGCCAGCATGCTTATGACCGGCGGGACCGTGGTATCCAAGTCCCGGCTAAGGGGTGGCGGCTTTGAGAAATATCAGCCTCCTTCCCTGTGGAGGAGAATGGGGCAGATCCGTTCCAGGCGTAACATGAGGGACAACATCGCCTCCAAGATCGGGGCACACAGCCATGAGTCCATGCGCTATTCCCGTACCGAGCTTGCATTCGTCTATTCCCGCCTGCTGGAAGACGATGATTATGCAGCTCAGGTTGTTGCAATTCTTGATCTTGATCCGGATGAGCTCGTGCAGCTTACGGGTAACAAGAAGCTGACAAAGAGATTGCAGGAGGTCTATGACCGCTCCCGCAGCCTGCGCCCTGAGTCAGATGAAGGTCCTGCCTTTTTCACTCCTCCTGCTGAAAAGGCCAGAATATCCAAAAAAGGGCCTGATCAGTTAAGCCTTGATTCCCTGATGAGTGTAAAGCCTGCTGTGAAAGAGCCTGTTTCTCCGAATGAGGACAGTTCAGGATATGATCCGGACCTCAGTTCGGTTTCTGATACCGGTGCAGCCCCCGCTTGTGACTCTAACTCCGGCACTGCTTCAGGATCCGGTGTCAATTCCAGCAGGAAATCTGTCCAGAGGAAGCCTCAAAAAACGCTTTTTGATTTCTAGTCCTTACTTTTTTATTTATTCGGTAGTTTGCCGGCCTGTTTGCTGAATGATCTTCGATCGTTGGTAGCATGCATTCTAATGCATATTTACTAATATACAGATTATAACGGATATTCTCCATTAGTTATATTATACTGGTTGCTTTTGGTTCTGATCTGCATGCGCTCATAAGAAAACCGGGCTGATGGAAAACTACTGTCTATTTAATTCATCAGTACAGGACAGTCTTAAAGTGGAGTATGAGCGGGTCGGGGAGTGGGGGTTATTGTCAAAAAGAAGATACCCCGCTCATCTAAATCTTGTATATGTTTTGTTGGTATTTATATTTAGTGGTGTTCATCATCATAATGATAATAATCACATTTGGGTACGTATGAGTTGTATGGAACTGGAAGTATAGAAACTTTTCCTGTTTTTCTGGTAATGTGGCGCGGGACATGGCAATTATTCGTTCCAGGATCAAAGAAAACTGCTAAATATCATGTATCCCTCTCCTATGTGGTGATCAAATGGTAATCGGAGTCACGATGGTAAACGTTCTGCCCGGTAAGGAGCGGGCTGCCTACAATGAACTTCACAGGATAGAAGGGATCAAGGATATCTATCATGTGTTTGGAGAATATGATTTTGTGGTTATCATCGAGGTGGAGGACCTCGGTCATCTTAATTACATCGTGGACCTGATACGTGAGACCGAGGATGTGACTGCGACCCAGACCATTGTTGGAGCCGAACTCAAGTGAGTATCCGGGTCCCTGTCTTTACATTTTTCATTTCCTGCACTTCTCAAAAAGATTCAATATTCTTTATATTTTCTACGTTATTTATTTATTACATTACTCTGATGTTCTTACCAACATTGAAAAAGGAAGACATTTTATGGCAACTCCCATTGCAGAAGAACTTGCGAAGAACCAGAAGTCCATTAGTGTTGCAGAATTCTTTGAGAAGAACCGGCAGATACTTGGATTCGATTCCGCTCCCCGCAGCCTGATAACAACGGTCAAGGAGGCTGTGGACAACTCCCTGGATGCCTGTGAAGAGTCCCAGATACTGCCTGATATCCTGCTTCACATAGAAAGGTCCGGGAAAGATAACGTTGTTGTTATCGTGGAGGATAACGGACCCGGCATAGTCAAGGAGCAGATCCCGAAGGTGTTTGCAAAGCTCCTGTACGGTTCAAGGTTCCATGCCCTCAAGCAAAGCCGCGGACAGCAGGGCATTGGTATCTCCGCATCTGTTCTCTATGCACAGCTCACTTCCGGTCATCCTGCAAAGATCATTTCCAAGATCGGGCCCGGAAAGCCTGCCCATTATTACGAGCTCATGATTAACACCAGCACCAACGAGCCTGAGATCCTCAGGGACGAGGTCGTTGACTGGGACCGTCCCCATGGCACCCGTATAGAGCTGGAGATGGAAGCAGCCTACGTCAAGGGCAGAAGGCAGTCCATCTATGAATATCTCAAAGCCACCGCAATTGTGAACCCTCATGCGAGGGTCACTCTTTTCGAACCGGACGGAAATGAGGTGATCTTTGAGAGGGCAACCGACAAGATGCCTGTTCTTGCAAACGAGATACTTCCGCATCCACATGGAATCGAGCTAGGGACCCTTATGAAGATGCTGCGCTACACCGAACGCCAGAAGCTCTCTCCTTTCCTGCGTTATTCCTTCTCAAAGATAGGCCACCTCACCGCGGAAGAGATATGCAAGGCCTCGGGACTTGACCCGGAACTGGACCCTCATGAACTTAACCGTGACCAGGCGAAGAAGCTGCTGGATGCATTCTCCAGGGTGAAGATCATGGCACCTCCGACGGATTGCCTCTCTCCGATCGGCGAGGATCTCATCTACAAGGGGCTTGAGAAAGAGTTCAGCGTGGATTTCATCGCCACGACCACGCGTGCGCCCTCTGTCTTTTCCGGTAACCCGTTTGTGGTGGAGGTAGGCATCGCATACGGCGGCGATCTCCATAAGGACGACCGCATAGAGATAATGCGCTTTGCCAACAGGGTCCCCCTGCTCTACCAGCAGGGTGGGTGCGTCACTACGCATGCGATCGAATCCATTAAATGGAAGCAGTACGGTCTGAACCAGCCGGGAGGGGGTCTTCCCAGCGGCCCTGTGGTTATACTCATCCACGTGGCATCCACCAATGTTCCCTTCACATCCGAATCCAAGGATGCCATAGCCGATATTCCTGAGATCCAGGAGGAGATCGGGCTTGCTGTGAAAGAAGTGTCAAGAAAGCTCAGCAGGTATCTCAGCAAGCAGGACACCCTTAAGAAACGCCGCGAGAAGGAGATAATCATCACCAAGGTCCTGCCCAAGATGGCCCAGAAACTTGCACAGACCCTCAACAGGGAAACCCCTGACATAGGCCCGGTTGTTGCAAAGGTAATGGGCAACCTCCTGGTTCACAGGGTAGTGGAAAGCGATGGCAACGGCGGCGTGAATGTCGCGATCAAGGTGAAGAATTTCTCTGCAAGGAAATATGATTTCAAGGTGCATGACATGCTCCCTTTTAAAATAGAAGGCCCGGTACCCCAGCCTAAAGTAATAACTATGGGAAACGATTACGATTACATATGGGATGTAAGCATCGCCCCGGGAGCTTCCAAGGTACTAAAATATTCCGTGGCAACCCTGGGTGAAAAAGAAGTCTCCAAGCTGCCCGTGCTTATCGTGGAGGGTCTTGACGAGGAACTTGTAACGGGTTCAAAGGCCATAAGGGGGGTGAACTGAATGGCTGAACAAAGGTCCGAACAGAAAAAAGAATACGATGCTATAGCAAGTAATCGCCTGCTGGGGCTTGCCGAGGAGCTCTACAACCAGTTCCTTGACGAGACCATTCCCAACGTGAACTTGCCAACACGTACCAAAAAGAATATTGAGTACAGCGATGAGAGCGATGTATGGGTATACGGGGACCGTGAGACCGAAAGGAGCGCCAAGACCGTCAAAGGGGCTTTCCAGCTTCTCAAGACCACGCATGTGGTGGACTTCCTTGTGAACAACCACCTGAAGGAAAATCGCGGGTCCACATTAAGAGAATTATATTACATCTCCGAGAACTGGGACATCGCAAAGTTCCGCGAACAGCCGGAGAGTGACAGGCTTATCGAAGACCTTGAGATCATATCCGGTCTGCAGAGGGAGTACTTCCACATGCGCCCTGAAGAGGACGGTGCCACTATGTTCGGCCCGGTACGCATACGGGAGGATACGAAAAGGGGTAACAGGGAAATCCACTGTCAGGAAGATATTGGTGAGAGCGGCTACCAGATCCCCTTCAATGTAGAGAATATCAATTTCCTGGACCATGATGCCAAGTTCATAATAGCCGTTGAGACTGGTGGAATGTACGCAAGGCTGATAGAGAACGGTTTTGATGAGAAATACGATGCGGTGCTTGTTCATCTGAAGGGACAGCCTGCCAGGTCCACAAGGCGCATAATCAAGCGCATGAATGAAGAGCTCAAATTGCCTGTAGTGGTATTCACTGACGGTGACCCCTGGTCGTATCGCATATTCGCTTCTGTTGCCTATGGTGCGATCAAGAGCGCTCACCTCTCGGAACACATGGCCACACCAGGCGCACAGTTCATAGGTGTGCAGCCCTCGGATATCGTGGAGTACGAGCTTTCCACTGACAAGCTTACCGATAAGGACGTTGCTGCACTCCGGAGCGAACTCACGGACCCCCGTTTTGAGAGCGATTACTGGAAGGAACAGATAAACCTGCAGCTTGAGATCAATAAGAAGGCTGAGCAGCAGGCGTTTGCGGGAAAGGGCCTGGACTTCGTCACAGATACCTATCTGCCCAACAGGCTCACGGAACTTGGGATAATCTGAGGTTCACCCCTCAGACACTTTTTTTGGCCTGAAGTGCCTGCAGATAGCAGTTGCTGATACGGCCGTTCCTCTGGAATCGTGGTGCCTGCAGACATTCCTTTGCTGGAAAGTACAGACGGCGCAGCAATACACATGCCTGTTAAGTTTGTCCTCGATCGCTTTCTCTTTTATCAGGTCCTCACCAAAGCCTTTGTAGTATTTTATGTCGCTGTGGCTGCACTTCATTGCATGGGACAGAAGGGTCCTGACACCCGGCGGCTGCCAGTCGGTATATATTTCGTTGACCGGAACTTTTGCAGGTTCGACATATATGTTCTTCACTCCAGTTCTTACTTTTGTGTCCGTGGAGCCCAGCAGTTGCTCTTCCAGCCTCTTCAGCTTGTCATTCCCGGGGTCAGACCTGAGCCCCTTCCTGACAAAGTTCAGCGCCGCTTCGTTCTTACCCAGGTGCTTCAATGCAAGGCTTTTATTGTACAGTACGGCAGCAGGATCCGGTATCATATTACCTGCATTCCCCGCCAGAGTACCTGAGGTGTTCAGCAGTCGGTCATAGCAGCCGATGGCCTTCTCAAACTCTCCCTTCCGGTGGTAGAGCATACCTTTCTGATTAAGTGCCACAGCATCATACGGGTTAAGTTCCAGCGCCAGCGTGAAGTAATGCATCTTGCGGTCCGGGTCTGTTTCGCGCAGGCCCTGGGCGGTCCACCTGTGTGAGGCTGACTTTTCTTCTCTGCTCATTGCTGTTCGAATTCCTTGGATCTTATTTTACCCTTTGCACAGGCAAATAAACATGTTTATATATTTAGTACCCGAATTCCGGCTTATGTTCCTTAATGAAACCATTCCTCGCTATGTCGGCGCTCTCATAGGGCCTCAGAGAGGGGTATTTGAGTCGGATATGGCCATGGCAGTCAGCATACTTGTTGCTTCTGTTGTACTCGCTTTCATAGCCGACCTGCTCTTCGGGAAAGTGCTCCTGCACTACACATGCAAGACCCGTTATGAATGTGATAATCTTATTGTGGCAGCTGTCAGGAAGCCCATCTATTATACTTTTATCATTTTCGGATTCTTTGTTGCGGCGGAGATCGTATACCCGGAGAATGATGTAGTGGAGTTCATTTCAGGTATCTTTTTCACCTTGCTGGGCATTGTATGGGTTATTTCCTTATTACAGATCAACAAGATTCTTTTCAAGCATGTCTTTACTCACCTTGTGAAAAGAACAGATACCACGATGGATGACGAGCTGCTACCTCTTTTCAAGAACCTGGTCAGTGTGCTTATCATCTTCTTCGGGTTCCTTGCCATACTGAGGGGTGTGTGGGACCTTAACGTCACGCCTCTCTTTGCCTCTGCCGGTCTGGCTGGCCTTGCGCTGGCCTTTGCGGCCCAGGACTCTATCTCTCAGCTATTTGGGGGTGTCTCCATATATTTTGACCAGCCTTTCAAGATTGGTGACCGGATAGAAATAGACGGTGGAGAGATAGGCATTGTTCAGGAGATAGGAATACGCAGTACACGGCTCATCAACATGTATAACAATATGATAGTCATTCCCAACAATATCATT
Proteins encoded:
- a CDS encoding DNA topoisomerase VI subunit B gives rise to the protein MATPIAEELAKNQKSISVAEFFEKNRQILGFDSAPRSLITTVKEAVDNSLDACEESQILPDILLHIERSGKDNVVVIVEDNGPGIVKEQIPKVFAKLLYGSRFHALKQSRGQQGIGISASVLYAQLTSGHPAKIISKIGPGKPAHYYELMINTSTNEPEILRDEVVDWDRPHGTRIELEMEAAYVKGRRQSIYEYLKATAIVNPHARVTLFEPDGNEVIFERATDKMPVLANEILPHPHGIELGTLMKMLRYTERQKLSPFLRYSFSKIGHLTAEEICKASGLDPELDPHELNRDQAKKLLDAFSRVKIMAPPTDCLSPIGEDLIYKGLEKEFSVDFIATTTRAPSVFSGNPFVVEVGIAYGGDLHKDDRIEIMRFANRVPLLYQQGGCVTTHAIESIKWKQYGLNQPGGGLPSGPVVILIHVASTNVPFTSESKDAIADIPEIQEEIGLAVKEVSRKLSRYLSKQDTLKKRREKEIIITKVLPKMAQKLAQTLNRETPDIGPVVAKVMGNLLVHRVVESDGNGGVNVAIKVKNFSARKYDFKVHDMLPFKIEGPVPQPKVITMGNDYDYIWDVSIAPGASKVLKYSVATLGEKEVSKLPVLIVEGLDEELVTGSKAIRGVN
- a CDS encoding DNA topoisomerase IV subunit A, whose product is MAEQRSEQKKEYDAIASNRLLGLAEELYNQFLDETIPNVNLPTRTKKNIEYSDESDVWVYGDRETERSAKTVKGAFQLLKTTHVVDFLVNNHLKENRGSTLRELYYISENWDIAKFREQPESDRLIEDLEIISGLQREYFHMRPEEDGATMFGPVRIREDTKRGNREIHCQEDIGESGYQIPFNVENINFLDHDAKFIIAVETGGMYARLIENGFDEKYDAVLVHLKGQPARSTRRIIKRMNEELKLPVVVFTDGDPWSYRIFASVAYGAIKSAHLSEHMATPGAQFIGVQPSDIVEYELSTDKLTDKDVAALRSELTDPRFESDYWKEQINLQLEINKKAEQQAFAGKGLDFVTDTYLPNRLTELGII
- a CDS encoding tetratricopeptide repeat protein, yielding MSREEKSASHRWTAQGLRETDPDRKMHYFTLALELNPYDAVALNQKGMLYHRKGEFEKAIGCYDRLLNTSGTLAGNAGNMIPDPAAVLYNKSLALKHLGKNEAALNFVRKGLRSDPGNDKLKRLEEQLLGSTDTKVRTGVKNIYVEPAKVPVNEIYTDWQPPGVRTLLSHAMKCSHSDIKYYKGFGEDLIKEKAIEDKLNRHVYCCAVCTFQQRNVCRHHDSRGTAVSATAICRHFRPKKVSEG
- a CDS encoding mechanosensitive ion channel family protein is translated as MFLNETIPRYVGALIGPQRGVFESDMAMAVSILVASVVLAFIADLLFGKVLLHYTCKTRYECDNLIVAAVRKPIYYTFIIFGFFVAAEIVYPENDVVEFISGIFFTLLGIVWVISLLQINKILFKHVFTHLVKRTDTTMDDELLPLFKNLVSVLIIFFGFLAILRGVWDLNVTPLFASAGLAGLALAFAAQDSISQLFGGVSIYFDQPFKIGDRIEIDGGEIGIVQEIGIRSTRLINMYNNMIVIPNNIIANSRIVNYTSPESTMMVKIPIGVTYGSDVEKVKNVLREIAGDVEQVLDIPAPYARFENHSDFSLDFALIVWIKNPGDKFTVIDRVNTLINRRFREENIEIPFPTRTLVMAK